In Dermacentor albipictus isolate Rhodes 1998 colony chromosome 6, USDA_Dalb.pri_finalv2, whole genome shotgun sequence, the following proteins share a genomic window:
- the LOC139060984 gene encoding uncharacterized protein, giving the protein MRPFLSQFGTEMLLRLHAQGTMDGWVYTLTGFDDFFELRRVSFAEPMPASRLCSVCGLLPSLALRIPCGHVLCDLCLAQIAESEGCPYDGQKFVLADVRSISFERSELEQCRVFCAGGGGGGYECGFAGQLSELRIHLSQCGGGEAKCGKCRRPVVRGLSVHHYRQCSADTVPWKAEAIDAVAAAMCSTTDRRLGGGVNSEVDGGCWRQVPPGVDVDLQDTAVNSSNALLERVTGLERELRDLRKRCPGRDGERSSLSLRASSATVIPGPFRAASRPGVLITTCKFSDVYVGLESLGEGAKELRMSSDTYTLGGYTFRLDCEFSKDDRGTSVRLILFLRDGEWDGYVEWPFSKKVTLIIMHPRDAERDVRLPLAMDEYRMVKRPQAGAWNWGRWTDRVNWENVELRGFVDKETLYVNVEFD; this is encoded by the coding sequence GCTCCACGCGCAAGGCACTATGGACGGCTGGGTCTACACGCTGACCGGGTTCGACGACTTCTTCGAGCTGCGACGCGTCTCGTTCGCCGAGCCGATGCCGGCAAGCAGGCTATGCAGCGTGTGCGGTCTCCTGCCTTCCCTCGCTCTGAGGATTCCGTGCGGCCACGTCCTGTGCGACCTCTGCTTGGCGCAGATCGCCGAGTCCGAGGGCTGCCCTTACGACGGGCAGAAGTTCGTGCTCGCCGACGTCCGCTCGATCAGCTTCGAGCGCTCCGAGCTCGAGCAGTGCCGCGTCTTCTGCGCGGGAGGGGGCGGCGGCGGCTACGAGTGCGGATTCGCGGGCCAGCTGTCCGAACTGAGGATTCACCTGTCCCAGTGCGGTGGCGGCGAGGCCAAGTGCGGCAAGTGCCGTAGACCCGTAGTTCGCGGACTCTCGGTGCACCACTACCGGCAGTGCTCGGCCGATACCGTTCCTTGGAAGGCGGAGGCGATCGACGCGGTGGCTGCGGCAATGTGTAGCACTACCGACAGACGACTCGGAGGAGGCGTCAACAGCGAAGTCGACGGAGGTTGCTGGCGACAGGTGCCGCCGGGCGTGGACGTCGACCTGCAGGACACCGCCGTTAACAGCTCCAACGCCCTACTTGAAAGAGTGACCGGCCTCGAACGCGAATTGCGTGACTTGCGGAAAAGGTGTCCCGGTCGAGACGGCGAACGAAGCTCGTTGTCGCTTCGAGCTTCGTCCGCGACGGTTATCCCGGGACCGTTCCGCGCAGCTTCGCGTCCGGGCGTCCTGATCACGACGTGCAAGTTCTCCGACGTCTACGTCGGACTCGAGTCGCTCGGCGAGGGCGCGAAGGAACTGAGGATGTCGAGCGACACGTACACGCTCGGCGGTTACACGTTCCGACTGGACTGCGAGTTCTCCAAGGACGATCGCGGGACGAGCGTGCGTTTGATCCTGTTCTTGCGCGACGGCGAATGGGACGGTTACGTGGAGTGGCCCTTCAGCAAGAAGGTGACGCTGATCATCATGCATCCGAGGGACGCCGAGAGGGACGTCCGCCTGCCGCTGGCCATGGACGAGTACAGGATGGTGAAGAGACCCCAGGCCGGCGCTTGGAACTGGGGACGATGGACGGACAGGGTCAACTGGGAGAACGTTGAACTGCGAGGCTTTGTCGACAAGGAGACCCTGTACGTCAACGTCGAGTTCGACTAA